The proteins below come from a single Terriglobia bacterium genomic window:
- a CDS encoding amino acid permease, whose translation MSMSILRTKPLTRLMADASDERHALRKTLRAWDLVAIGIGCIIGVGIFVLPGVQAERNAGPGIMLSFAIAAVACACSALSYAELAAMIPISGSAYTYGYATLGEIFGWIIGWDLILEYMVGAVLVATGWSAYLVNLLEVSGIKLPHALCASPWDKVPGVFNLPAVAIVAFLSWLLVRGIKESSRVNLTIVIVKVAVILLFIVVTAGHVDPSHWRPFAPFGFAGIVRAAGIVFLAYVGFDAVSTTAEEAVNPQRDMPIGIMGSLVVATVLYMTVAAIMTGIVPYKELGVADPVALVVNRLQMPWVSIVISIGAIAGITSVLLVLLMGQPRILFAMSRDGLLPQGLARVHPRFKTPYVTTALTGTIVAIAAALTPIDVSAELCSIGTLFAFIIVCAGVTVLRVTRPDLSRPFRVPFFPVTTVVGALMCLGLMAMLPLATWIRFVGWFAVGMLVYAFYGYRRSALGPNGPREAP comes from the coding sequence ATGAGCATGTCGATCCTTCGGACCAAGCCGCTGACCCGGCTTATGGCGGACGCCAGCGATGAGCGCCACGCGCTTCGGAAGACCCTGCGCGCGTGGGACCTCGTCGCCATCGGCATCGGCTGCATCATCGGGGTCGGGATCTTCGTGCTGCCCGGCGTGCAGGCCGAGAGGAACGCGGGACCGGGGATCATGCTGTCGTTCGCCATCGCCGCGGTGGCCTGCGCCTGCTCCGCGCTCTCCTACGCCGAGCTGGCCGCGATGATCCCGATCTCCGGCTCGGCCTACACTTACGGCTACGCCACCCTGGGCGAGATCTTCGGCTGGATCATCGGCTGGGACCTCATTCTCGAGTACATGGTCGGAGCCGTCCTCGTCGCCACGGGCTGGTCCGCGTATCTCGTCAACCTCCTGGAGGTCTCGGGGATCAAGCTCCCGCACGCCCTCTGCGCGTCGCCGTGGGACAAGGTCCCGGGCGTGTTCAACCTCCCGGCCGTCGCGATCGTCGCGTTCCTGTCCTGGCTCCTCGTGCGAGGGATCAAGGAGAGCTCCAGGGTCAATCTCACCATCGTGATCGTGAAGGTCGCGGTCATCCTGCTGTTCATCGTCGTGACCGCGGGACACGTCGATCCCTCCCACTGGCGGCCGTTCGCGCCGTTCGGGTTCGCCGGGATCGTTCGCGCGGCGGGCATCGTCTTCCTCGCCTACGTCGGCTTCGACGCGGTCTCCACCACCGCAGAGGAGGCCGTGAATCCCCAACGCGACATGCCGATCGGCATCATGGGCTCCCTCGTCGTCGCGACGGTCCTCTACATGACCGTGGCCGCGATCATGACCGGAATCGTCCCCTACAAGGAGCTCGGCGTCGCGGACCCCGTGGCCTTGGTCGTCAACCGGCTGCAGATGCCCTGGGTGTCCATCGTGATCAGCATCGGCGCCATCGCCGGCATCACCAGCGTCCTCCTGGTCCTGCTCATGGGCCAGCCCAGGATCCTCTTCGCGATGTCGCGGGACGGCCTGCTTCCGCAGGGGCTCGCTCGCGTTCACCCCCGTTTCAAGACGCCCTACGTGACCACGGCTCTGACCGGGACGATCGTCGCGATCGCGGCCGCGCTGACCCCGATCGACGTCTCGGCGGAGCTGTGCTCCATCGGCACGCTCTTCGCCTTCATCATCGTGTGCGCCGGGGTGACGGTGCTGCGGGTCACGCGCCCCGACCTCTCCCGGCCGTTCCGCGTCCCCTTCTTCCCGGTCACGACCGTCGTGGGCGCACTTATGTGCCTCGGCCTGATGGCGATGCTCCCGCTGGCGACCTGGATCCGGTTCGTCGGGTGGTTCGCGGTCGGGATGCTGGTCTACGCTTTCTACGGCTACCGCCGCAGCGCCCTGGGTCCGAACGGACCCCGGGAAGCGCCGTAG
- a CDS encoding M48 family metallopeptidase — MVFTCESCGLPFVAHEILPHAGQRCPDCRAGSIPVELPDAAIAAAAESEIRSALSGRWRLVTSPPLVSYLDRIARQVAQKIERAPQGARVVLVDEPGLKTLALPSGTLLLSLDTIAFLEDEAELAFVIGHELAHAASEDAAVQLVRMGFRAVSRGGAAPDPEAWAGAALDLVRLGYGRRRERDADLRALEAVLSIGYDPRSVVRYLGRLRSQVERGHPSVAELASAHPPPDDRSRRIEKALFGRVRDEGVLRVNREVFRRAAGHEVLAGSMLQASFGDAGPRARPAARRRRRWPWIVLAAAALAVAAALGILWLGGR; from the coding sequence ATGGTCTTCACGTGCGAGTCGTGCGGGCTCCCGTTCGTCGCTCACGAGATCCTTCCCCACGCGGGACAGCGCTGCCCGGACTGCCGGGCCGGCTCGATCCCCGTCGAGCTCCCCGACGCGGCGATCGCCGCCGCGGCCGAATCCGAGATCCGCTCCGCGCTCTCGGGCCGCTGGAGGCTGGTCACGTCTCCGCCGCTCGTGTCCTACCTCGACAGGATCGCGCGCCAGGTCGCGCAGAAGATCGAGCGCGCGCCTCAGGGCGCGCGGGTCGTCCTGGTGGACGAGCCCGGCCTCAAGACCCTCGCGCTGCCCTCCGGCACGCTTCTCCTGAGCCTCGACACCATCGCCTTCCTCGAGGACGAGGCGGAGCTGGCATTCGTGATCGGCCACGAGTTGGCCCACGCCGCCTCGGAAGATGCGGCGGTCCAGCTGGTGCGCATGGGGTTCCGCGCGGTGTCGCGAGGCGGAGCCGCGCCCGACCCCGAAGCGTGGGCCGGAGCCGCCCTCGACCTCGTTCGCCTCGGGTACGGGCGGAGGCGCGAGAGGGACGCGGACCTCAGGGCCCTCGAGGCGGTGCTCTCGATCGGGTACGACCCCCGGTCGGTCGTGCGCTACCTCGGGCGTCTCCGATCTCAGGTCGAGCGAGGCCATCCGTCGGTTGCGGAGCTTGCGAGCGCGCATCCGCCGCCGGACGATCGCAGCCGGAGGATCGAGAAGGCGCTCTTCGGCCGGGTGCGCGACGAAGGGGTGCTGCGGGTGAACCGGGAGGTGTTCCGCCGCGCCGCGGGGCACGAAGTGCTGGCGGGGTCGATGCTCCAGGCGAGCTTCGGCGACGCGGGACCCCGCGCTCGTCCCGCCGCCCGGCGGCGCCGCCGCTGGCCTTGGATCGTTCTTGCCGCCGCGGCGCTGGCCGTCGCTGCGGCGCTCGGCATCCTCTGGCTCGGCGGGCGCTGA
- a CDS encoding TIGR02757 family protein, with translation MQPGRRIGLNLDAMRASLDAFARRYERGFLDSDPLGMVRRYDRADDRELAGLLAASLAYGRVESIRSSLERLLRVLGPRPSLFLESFDPTRDGRHLADFRHRFTGGGEVARLLGWIRRARESDGSLESFFVRHDPDPGSAHLGPAMDAFADALYALDPAPSGGEGAEKERARARWLLPRPRDGSACKRHCLYLRWMVRPEDGLDCGVWRRVSPRRLVVPLDVHMERLARALGWTRRRSSSWGAAVEVTEALKRLDPDDPTRYDFALTRLGILGLVRARGGRVLVRDVAEALRGAPE, from the coding sequence ATGCAGCCCGGCCGTCGCATCGGCCTGAATCTGGACGCGATGCGCGCCAGCCTCGACGCGTTCGCGCGCAGGTACGAGCGGGGCTTCCTCGACAGTGATCCCCTCGGCATGGTGCGGCGCTACGACCGCGCGGACGATCGCGAGCTGGCGGGCCTCCTCGCGGCGAGTCTCGCGTACGGCCGCGTCGAGTCGATCCGGTCGAGTCTCGAGCGGCTTCTCCGCGTTCTCGGACCACGTCCGAGCCTCTTCCTCGAATCGTTCGATCCGACCAGGGATGGCCGGCACCTCGCAGACTTCCGCCACCGGTTCACCGGCGGCGGGGAGGTGGCGCGTCTGCTCGGATGGATCCGGCGCGCCCGGGAGTCGGACGGGTCGCTCGAGTCGTTCTTCGTGAGGCACGATCCTGATCCCGGCAGCGCGCACCTCGGGCCGGCGATGGACGCGTTCGCGGACGCCCTCTACGCTCTCGACCCGGCACCGAGCGGCGGGGAAGGCGCGGAGAAGGAGCGCGCGAGGGCACGCTGGCTCCTCCCGCGCCCGCGGGACGGGTCGGCCTGCAAGCGGCACTGCCTCTACCTGCGCTGGATGGTACGGCCCGAGGACGGGCTCGACTGCGGCGTCTGGAGGCGAGTCTCGCCGCGGAGGCTCGTGGTCCCTCTCGACGTCCACATGGAGCGGCTCGCGCGGGCGCTCGGGTGGACGCGGCGCCGCTCGTCGTCGTGGGGAGCCGCGGTGGAGGTCACCGAGGCGCTCAAGCGGCTCGACCCCGACGACCCCACGCGGTACGATTTTGCGCTGACCCGCTTGGGGATCCTCGGTTTGGTCCGCGCCCGGGGGGGGCGCGTCCTGGTGCGGGACGTGGCGGAGGCGCTCCGAGGAGCCCCGGAATAG
- a CDS encoding deoxyribonuclease IV, producing MGSAAATKPARERAPRLGAHMSVAGGMPLAVERAVSVGATALQVFVKSSNQWAARPFLAGEPQAFRAAARAAGLDRHTVAHASYLVNLASPDDVLWRRSVEGFGEEIARCSTLGIPFLVVHPGAHVGTGTAAGARRVARALDALFGTRPIKGIRPAAAARGFEVLLEITAGQGSTLGARFEEIALILDRASCSSRLGVCFDTCHALAAGYEFRDARSYRETFDAFDRCVGIARIRAFHLNDSKGGLGSRLDRHEHIGRGRVGLEAFRLILADRRFRGLPMVLETPKGEDLAEDRENLAVLRAMVGR from the coding sequence ATGGGCTCGGCTGCGGCGACGAAACCGGCACGCGAACGCGCCCCGAGGCTCGGCGCCCACATGTCCGTCGCGGGAGGGATGCCGCTCGCGGTGGAGCGGGCGGTTTCCGTCGGCGCCACCGCTCTCCAGGTGTTCGTCAAGTCGTCGAACCAGTGGGCGGCGAGGCCGTTCCTCGCGGGGGAGCCCCAGGCGTTTCGGGCCGCCGCCCGCGCGGCGGGGCTCGATCGCCACACGGTGGCGCACGCTTCGTACCTGGTGAACCTCGCGTCGCCCGACGACGTCCTCTGGCGGCGCTCGGTCGAGGGGTTCGGGGAGGAGATCGCGCGCTGCTCCACCCTCGGGATTCCGTTCCTCGTGGTTCACCCGGGGGCCCACGTGGGCACCGGGACGGCGGCGGGGGCGCGTCGCGTCGCGCGGGCTCTCGACGCGCTCTTCGGCACGCGCCCGATCAAGGGGATCCGCCCGGCGGCAGCGGCGAGAGGGTTCGAGGTCCTCCTCGAGATCACGGCCGGACAGGGGTCGACCCTCGGCGCGAGATTCGAGGAAATCGCTCTCATCCTCGATCGCGCGTCCTGCTCGAGCCGCCTCGGCGTCTGCTTCGACACCTGTCACGCGCTGGCGGCGGGGTACGAATTCCGCGATGCGCGGTCCTACCGGGAGACCTTCGACGCCTTCGACCGGTGCGTCGGCATTGCCCGGATCCGGGCCTTCCACCTCAACGACTCGAAGGGAGGTCTCGGGAGCCGCCTCGATCGCCACGAGCACATCGGGCGCGGACGGGTGGGGCTCGAGGCCTTCCGTCTGATCCTCGCCGACCGGCGCTTTCGAGGGCTACCGATGGTCCTCGAGACGCCGAAAGGGGAAGACCTCGCCGAGGACCGCGAGAACCTGGCCGTCCTCCGCGCGATGGTCGGGCGGTGA
- a CDS encoding holo-ACP synthase, whose amino-acid sequence MILGIGFDLLEVSRLVRALGEHGSRFEDRVFTSRELADCSTRADRTQALAARFAAKEACLKALGTGWSQGLTFQQVEVIRTEDGRPVLQLLGAARERADRMGVRRAHVTLTHQRGVAGAVVVLEGEPDRDPVSSLS is encoded by the coding sequence ATGATCCTGGGGATCGGATTCGACCTATTGGAGGTCTCGAGACTTGTCCGGGCTCTCGGGGAACACGGCAGCCGATTCGAGGACCGGGTCTTCACGTCCAGGGAGCTTGCCGATTGCTCGACGCGGGCGGACAGGACTCAGGCTCTCGCGGCCAGGTTCGCGGCGAAGGAGGCCTGTCTCAAGGCCCTGGGGACAGGCTGGTCCCAAGGCCTTACTTTCCAGCAGGTTGAAGTAATCCGGACGGAGGACGGACGCCCCGTGCTCCAGCTCCTCGGGGCGGCCCGGGAACGGGCGGACCGCATGGGAGTGCGGCGTGCGCACGTCACCCTGACCCACCAGAGGGGAGTGGCCGGCGCGGTGGTCGTTCTGGAGGGGGAGCCCGACCGGGATCCCGTCAGCTCGCTCAGCTGA
- a CDS encoding zinc ribbon domain-containing protein, producing the protein MPIYEFKCRACGRRFEAIRPMGDSGSALECPDCGAGTPEKQLSVFAASTGWNRDARPARSSCRSGFS; encoded by the coding sequence GTGCCGATTTACGAGTTCAAGTGTCGCGCATGCGGTCGCCGGTTCGAGGCCATCCGTCCGATGGGTGACAGCGGCTCGGCCCTCGAGTGCCCTGACTGCGGCGCTGGGACTCCCGAGAAGCAGCTCTCGGTCTTCGCGGCTTCGACGGGCTGGAATCGTGACGCCCGACCGGCCCGGTCGTCCTGCCGGTCAGGTTTCAGCTGA
- a CDS encoding DUF4388 domain-containing protein, which translates to MPLTDVLQWLGTTRKTGTLFIERNKVVKQIVFREGRVAACSSEDPPELLGHYLVGQGKITEEVLRQALARQSETREHLGKILLDMQALSTEDLRRHLAAKAEETIYSLFDWDEAEFRFDEGGEPSPHVFPVQLEIEDILLRGLKRFDEMKRIRTVFNDPGIVLRKTDRQPPAEVFKNRTAKGIHELITGDRTVAEILLHAHASEFLVTKFLFELFRNGMVEIAEVRQVSPDFTQGAASRPEEAPVDCVAQAVAQRTEVENETARSAVPEAGPPRVSPGTELEAARALMARGEFEGALDILNELYRARPSDESLRRLVAEAEAAFVDKAYRHYVPPNKVPLLRCPAESLTGEELSPVEFFLLSRFNGTWDVRSIIQITPIREVDALRTLKRMREKGYVELRDPK; encoded by the coding sequence ATGCCGTTGACCGACGTGCTTCAGTGGCTCGGCACGACCCGGAAGACGGGCACGTTGTTCATCGAGCGGAACAAGGTCGTCAAGCAGATCGTGTTCCGGGAAGGGCGGGTCGCCGCCTGCTCGTCGGAGGACCCGCCGGAGCTGCTCGGGCACTACCTGGTCGGACAGGGGAAGATCACCGAGGAGGTCCTCCGACAGGCTCTCGCCCGCCAATCGGAGACGCGGGAGCACCTCGGAAAGATCCTGCTCGACATGCAGGCCCTGTCGACCGAGGACCTGAGGCGCCACCTCGCGGCCAAGGCCGAGGAGACGATCTACAGCCTGTTCGATTGGGACGAGGCGGAGTTCCGCTTCGACGAGGGGGGCGAGCCATCCCCCCACGTCTTCCCGGTCCAGCTGGAGATCGAGGACATCCTGCTCCGTGGGCTCAAACGCTTCGACGAGATGAAGCGAATCCGGACGGTGTTCAACGATCCGGGGATCGTGCTGCGGAAGACCGACCGTCAGCCGCCGGCGGAGGTGTTCAAGAACCGGACCGCGAAGGGCATCCACGAGCTGATCACCGGCGACCGGACGGTCGCGGAGATCCTCCTCCACGCGCACGCCTCCGAATTCCTCGTCACCAAGTTCCTGTTCGAGTTGTTCCGGAACGGCATGGTCGAGATCGCGGAAGTGCGGCAGGTCAGCCCCGATTTCACCCAGGGGGCGGCCTCGCGCCCCGAGGAAGCGCCGGTCGACTGCGTCGCGCAGGCCGTGGCGCAGCGCACGGAGGTCGAGAACGAGACGGCCCGATCCGCGGTACCCGAGGCCGGGCCGCCCCGGGTGTCGCCGGGGACCGAGTTGGAAGCGGCGCGGGCCCTGATGGCGCGGGGCGAATTCGAGGGCGCCCTGGACATCCTGAACGAGCTTTACCGTGCGCGCCCCAGCGACGAGTCGCTCCGCCGCCTGGTCGCGGAGGCCGAGGCGGCCTTCGTCGACAAGGCCTACCGGCATTACGTCCCCCCGAACAAGGTCCCGCTGCTCCGCTGCCCGGCGGAGTCCCTGACCGGCGAGGAGTTGTCGCCGGTCGAGTTCTTCCTGTTGAGCCGCTTCAACGGGACGTGGGACGTCCGGTCGATCATCCAGATCACCCCGATCCGTGAGGTGGACGCGCTCAGAACGCTGAAACGGATGCGGGAGAAGGGATACGTCGAGCTGCGAGACCCCAAGTGA
- a CDS encoding NYN domain-containing protein, with product MSEAAPPATTLSPEALGPVTSGIEELQKEIAGLRRERRKDLQEQGGRLDGLTGEVRSYRVAAQAAAPAPKSAPRRKGDPERVGVFVDVQNMYYAARQLKGKLDFDALIQAAVRDRRLIQATAYVVETKEIDQSGFIAMLEQRAIEVRRKTLKIRSDGSMKGDWDMEMALDILDAASRLDVVVLVSGDGDFTSLVNRVKGIGPRVEVIGFPRNTAKSLLEAADRFQPLDRKYMIRTGTETRPAAGPEEPLPTSLAPEPAPREEPAPAGHAR from the coding sequence ATGTCGGAGGCGGCTCCGCCCGCCACGACGCTCTCCCCCGAGGCCCTCGGACCGGTGACGAGCGGGATCGAGGAGCTCCAGAAGGAGATCGCAGGACTGAGGCGGGAGCGACGCAAGGACCTCCAGGAGCAGGGCGGCCGCCTGGACGGTCTGACGGGCGAGGTGAGGTCCTACCGCGTCGCCGCCCAGGCGGCGGCCCCGGCCCCGAAATCCGCGCCGCGGCGCAAGGGGGACCCGGAGCGGGTCGGCGTGTTCGTCGACGTCCAGAACATGTACTACGCCGCGAGGCAGCTCAAGGGGAAGCTGGATTTCGACGCGCTGATCCAGGCCGCCGTGCGGGACCGGCGGCTGATCCAGGCGACCGCCTACGTCGTGGAGACGAAGGAGATCGACCAATCCGGCTTCATCGCGATGCTCGAGCAGCGCGCGATCGAGGTCCGCCGCAAGACCCTGAAGATCCGCTCCGACGGCTCCATGAAGGGCGACTGGGACATGGAGATGGCTCTCGACATCCTCGACGCGGCTTCCCGCCTCGACGTGGTGGTGCTCGTGTCCGGGGACGGCGACTTCACGTCCCTCGTCAACAGGGTGAAGGGCATCGGGCCGCGAGTCGAGGTGATCGGTTTCCCCCGCAACACCGCCAAGTCGCTCCTCGAAGCCGCCGACCGGTTCCAGCCGCTCGACCGGAAGTACATGATCCGGACCGGCACGGAGACACGCCCTGCCGCCGGGCCGGAGGAGCCGCTTCCGACGAGCCTCGCCCCCGAGCCCGCGCCGCGAGAGGAGCCGGCGCCGGCGGGCCACGCCCGATAA
- the tgt gene encoding tRNA guanosine(34) transglycosylase Tgt produces MSGFSFALERTDGAARLGRMSTLHGDVATPAFMPVGTQGAVKAVTAEELRECGAEIVLCNTYHLYLRPGHELVAELGGLHRFMHWDGPILTDSGGFQVFSLSKLRRIDDEGVRFRSHLDGSLHLLTPEKSMEIQAALGSDVAMVLDECPALPAEREAVERAVVRTSLWAERSLGAYRGPGVPFGIVQGGPYRDLRERSAADLLRLDFAGYAIGGVSVGEPPEAIAEVARTTSALLPPNRPRYLMGVGRPLDLVEAVAAGCDLFDCVMPTRNARNGTLFTSEGRINIKREAYRSDGGPLDAKCSCEACRHYSRAYLRHLYLSNEILASRLHTIHNLAYYLGLMARARQAIAAGTFGTLRREVAALSGGTEDGG; encoded by the coding sequence TTGAGCGGCTTCTCGTTTGCGCTCGAACGGACGGACGGGGCGGCGCGCCTCGGGCGGATGTCAACTCTTCATGGAGACGTCGCGACACCGGCCTTCATGCCGGTAGGGACCCAAGGCGCGGTCAAGGCGGTCACAGCCGAGGAGCTGAGGGAGTGCGGGGCCGAGATCGTCCTCTGCAACACCTACCACCTCTACCTGAGGCCCGGGCACGAGCTCGTCGCGGAGCTGGGCGGGTTGCACCGGTTCATGCACTGGGACGGGCCGATCCTCACGGACTCCGGCGGGTTCCAGGTCTTCTCGCTCTCGAAGCTCCGGCGGATCGACGACGAGGGCGTGAGGTTCCGGTCGCACCTCGACGGCTCGCTCCATCTCCTGACCCCGGAGAAGAGCATGGAGATCCAGGCCGCCCTAGGGTCGGACGTCGCGATGGTCCTCGACGAGTGCCCGGCGCTCCCCGCGGAGCGGGAGGCGGTGGAGCGGGCGGTCGTGCGCACGTCCCTCTGGGCGGAGCGCTCGCTCGGCGCCTATCGAGGCCCCGGCGTCCCGTTCGGGATCGTCCAGGGGGGGCCGTACCGCGACCTGCGGGAGCGGAGCGCCGCCGATCTCCTGCGACTCGACTTCGCGGGGTACGCCATCGGTGGCGTGAGCGTCGGCGAGCCGCCGGAGGCGATCGCGGAGGTCGCCCGGACGACCTCGGCCCTGCTCCCCCCGAACCGCCCGCGGTACCTGATGGGGGTCGGTCGCCCCCTCGACCTCGTCGAGGCGGTGGCCGCCGGATGCGACCTCTTCGACTGCGTGATGCCCACGCGCAACGCCCGGAACGGCACGCTGTTCACCTCGGAGGGCCGGATCAACATCAAGCGGGAGGCGTACCGGAGCGACGGCGGCCCCCTCGACGCGAAGTGCTCCTGCGAGGCTTGCCGCCATTACAGCCGCGCCTACCTGCGCCACCTCTATCTCTCCAACGAGATCCTCGCGTCCCGCCTCCACACGATCCACAACCTCGCCTACTATCTCGGACTGATGGCGCGGGCGCGCCAGGCGATCGCCGCGGGGACGTTCGGCACGCTGAGGCGGGAGGTCGCGGCGCTCTCCGGCGGCACGGAGGACGGGGGTTGA
- the queA gene encoding tRNA preQ1(34) S-adenosylmethionine ribosyltransferase-isomerase QueA, whose translation MRLSEFDYDLPERLIAQEPLPRRDASRLMAVDRRSGQVAHRRFLDLPQLLDAGDLLVLNDTRVVPARLHGAKSTGGRVTVLLLEPVGGSGPSPVHRCLMEASKPARPGGMIEFGGGLKARVLGRSGETYEIALEAPGGDPAAALIRLGETPLPPYIRRGVADPRSAADRERYQTVYAKRPGAVAAPTAGLHFTTELLETIAARGVRIARLTLHVGPGTFLPVRAEEVDEHVMHAEAYDLPVATAEAVAETRRAGGRVIAVGTTVVRTLEAAAGPDGAVRPGGGRCDLFIRPGHRFLAVDAMVTNFHLPRSTLLMLVSAFAGRERVLGAYAEAVREDYRFYSYGDAMYLGDVP comes from the coding sequence GTGAGGCTCTCGGAATTCGATTACGATCTCCCGGAGCGCCTGATCGCCCAGGAGCCGCTCCCGCGGCGCGACGCGTCTCGGCTCATGGCGGTGGACCGGCGGTCGGGGCAGGTCGCCCACCGGAGGTTTCTCGATCTCCCGCAGCTGCTCGACGCTGGGGATCTCCTCGTCCTCAACGACACCCGGGTCGTGCCCGCCCGCCTCCACGGCGCCAAGTCGACCGGCGGCAGGGTGACGGTGCTGCTGCTGGAGCCGGTCGGCGGAAGCGGTCCTTCGCCGGTCCACCGCTGCTTGATGGAGGCGTCGAAGCCGGCGCGGCCGGGGGGCATGATCGAATTCGGAGGCGGCCTCAAGGCGCGGGTCTTGGGGCGCTCCGGAGAAACGTACGAGATCGCGCTGGAGGCGCCGGGAGGCGACCCGGCCGCGGCGTTGATACGGCTCGGAGAGACCCCGCTCCCGCCTTACATAAGGCGAGGCGTCGCCGACCCGCGAAGCGCGGCGGACCGGGAGCGGTACCAGACCGTCTACGCGAAGCGCCCCGGTGCCGTGGCGGCGCCGACCGCCGGGCTGCATTTCACCACGGAGCTCCTCGAGACGATCGCCGCGCGGGGAGTGAGGATCGCCCGCCTCACGCTCCACGTCGGGCCGGGGACGTTCCTCCCCGTGCGCGCCGAGGAGGTGGACGAGCACGTGATGCACGCCGAGGCGTACGATCTCCCCGTCGCGACGGCGGAAGCGGTCGCCGAGACTCGGCGCGCCGGCGGCCGCGTGATCGCGGTGGGGACCACGGTGGTGAGGACGCTCGAGGCGGCAGCGGGACCGGACGGGGCCGTGCGGCCCGGCGGGGGGCGCTGCGATCTCTTCATCCGCCCGGGGCACCGTTTCCTAGCGGTGGACGCGATGGTGACCAACTTCCACCTGCCGCGCTCGACGCTACTGATGCTGGTCTCCGCGTTCGCCGGCCGCGAGCGGGTGCTCGGGGCGTACGCCGAGGCCGTCCGCGAGGACTACCGCTTCTACTCCTACGGGGACGCGATGTACCTCGGCGACGTTCCTTGA
- a CDS encoding zinc-ribbon domain-containing protein, whose amino-acid sequence MIVICPSCGTPYRHAAEERPSTRSARCSRCSFTFPLLGGRTYRVDGGTHDAQAVPNAERREVPAVAPTRRAPQPVARPAHDLAIGMDDPSLEPSLARTALRAEAGEPRQAMTYWIVADELPPAASAPERAGARLAASPETPYALAEGPGAGPDPVRPSERATGPAIEPAAEAASRRSPGRESRVSLALAAGAGIGMVCGTALASLADGPFWPAAAWGCVCGIALAGGLLRWNDRKP is encoded by the coding sequence GTGATCGTGATCTGCCCATCCTGCGGCACGCCCTACCGCCACGCCGCGGAGGAGCGACCGTCGACCCGAAGCGCGCGCTGCTCCCGATGCTCGTTCACGTTCCCTCTCCTGGGCGGCCGCACCTACCGGGTCGACGGCGGAACCCACGATGCGCAGGCCGTGCCGAACGCCGAGCGGCGCGAGGTCCCGGCCGTCGCGCCGACGCGACGGGCTCCGCAGCCGGTCGCGCGACCGGCCCATGATCTCGCCATCGGAATGGACGATCCGTCGCTCGAACCCAGCCTCGCGCGAACCGCGCTCCGAGCCGAGGCGGGAGAGCCGCGCCAGGCGATGACCTACTGGATCGTGGCGGACGAGCTCCCTCCCGCCGCCTCGGCGCCCGAGCGGGCCGGCGCTCGGCTGGCGGCCTCACCGGAGACGCCTTACGCTCTCGCGGAGGGACCGGGGGCCGGGCCGGATCCGGTGCGGCCCTCGGAACGAGCGACAGGACCGGCGATCGAGCCGGCGGCGGAGGCCGCCTCCAGGCGATCGCCGGGGCGCGAGTCGCGGGTCTCCCTCGCGCTCGCGGCGGGAGCGGGGATCGGAATGGTGTGCGGGACGGCGCTGGCCTCTCTCGCCGACGGACCCTTCTGGCCCGCCGCCGCGTGGGGCTGCGTTTGCGGAATCGCTCTCGCGGGAGGCCTCCTTCGATGGAACGACAGGAAGCCTTGA